A single window of Amphiura filiformis chromosome 17, Afil_fr2py, whole genome shotgun sequence DNA harbors:
- the LOC140138339 gene encoding 15-hydroxyprostaglandin dehydrogenase [NAD(+)]-like has protein sequence MDIAGKVVLVTGGASGIGKAIVELMLRKQAKAVFIIDIKEDFIQQTGTDLEKEFSTKRFHLCKCDVSSKKQMEECFKQVIAWYGALHIVCNNAGVVNEVDWERMLQVNVNGVIIGTKLAVQYMEDGGVIINTSSEVALSLSPFMPVYVASKFAILGYTREIATFDPIVVRKKIRVNAICPNTVKTNILSNSKLENESYQQILQQGSVVKHDFRPQDCAEYCVKLIEEPHHGAVMYAQKEKYEMITDDTKSFRQRTGLEDTYTKLRRIFLLDC, from the exons ATGGATATTGCGGGGAAAGTAGTGCTTGTGACAGGAGGAGCGAGTGGCATTGGAAAAGCTATCGTGGAACTGATGCTTCGAAAACAAGCAAAG GCAGTTTTCATCATTGATATTAAAGAAGACTTTATACAACAAACAGGAACAGATCTAGAAAAGGAGTTCAGTACAAAAAGATTCCATCTTTGCAAATGTGACGTATCATCTAAAAAGCAAATGGAAG AATGTTTCAAGCAAGTCATAGCATGGTATGGTGCTCTTCATATCGTATGTAATAATGCTGGAGTAGTGAATGAAGTTGATTGGGAAAGGATGCTACAAGTGAATGTG AACGGTGTGATAATCGGTACCAAGTTAGCAGTGCAGTACATGGAAGATGGAGGTGTCATTATAAACACTTCATCTGAAGTTG cgcTCTCTCTTTCACCGTTTATGCCAGTGTATGTGGCGTCAAAATTTGCTATACTTGGTTATACTAGAGAAATtgcc acctttgaccccatagtGGTGAGAAAAAAGATTCGTGTGAATGCAATTTGTCCGAATACAGTCAAAACAAACATATTGTCTAACAGCAAATTAGAAAACGAATCGTACCAACAAATTTTACAACAAGGCTCTGTCGTCAAGCATGATTTCAG ACCACAAGATTGTGCTGAATATTGTGTGAAACTTATCGAAGAGCCACACCACGGAGCAGTCATGTATGCTCAAAAAGAAAAGTACGAAATGATCACAGATGACACCAAGTCATTCCGACAGCGCACAGGTCTTGAAGACACCTACACCAAACTCCGTCGAATATTTCTCTTAGACTGTTAG